The Streptomyces sp. NBC_00569 genomic sequence TCGCCGACCTGGAAGAACTCGGAGAAGGCGTCCAGCCGGGCGCGAGCGCCTAGGGCCTGTCCGGCCGGGCCCTAACCCGTCGCCAGCAGCACCGTGCCCACCAGTGCGAGGCCCGCCCCCGCGGCCTGCACCCCGCGCAACCGCTCGCCGAGGAAGCCGCGCGCGGCCAGCGCCGTCACGACGGGGTAGAGCGAGGCGAGCACGGCGGCCACGGTGACCGGGCCCTGCTGCGCCGCCATCGCGTACGTGCCGTTGGCCGCCACGTCGGCGAGGCCCACGAACGCCAGCGCGGGAAGCGCCGACCGGACGACCTGCATCCCGCCGTCCTCGGGAAGCGCCCGGCCGCCGCGCCGCACGGACACGTACAGGGCCGTGCCACCCGCCGTCACATTGGTCACCCGCTGCACGAAGAGCGCCAGGAAGAGCCCGGTCACGGTGGTCGAGGCCTCCGCGATCAGGGCCATCACCGCGCCGAAGCCGAACGCGGCGAGCAGCGTGAGCAGGACGGCCTGACGCTGCACGGGCGCGCCCCTGAACTGCGGACCGCCGGCCAGGATCACCCCTGCGACGGCCACTCCGATCCCCGCGAACTGGAGCAGCCCCGGACGCTCCCCGAGGACCAGGCCGACGGCGACGGGAACGGTGACGCCGAGCGAGCCGAGGGGCGAGACGACGCCCATCGGGCCGAGGGCGAGCGCCTTGTAGAAGGCGAGCATGGCGACTGGGCCGACGAGACCGGCCGCGACCGCGAACCACAGCTGTGGTCCCGCCTCGCTCCACGCGCCGGTCGCGGCCACGATCGCGCCGAGCACCACGACGGCGATGCTCTGCGAGACCACCACGACCGTGAGAGCGGGAGTTCGCCGGGTGAGGAGCCCTCCGCCGAAGTCGGCCAGGCCCCACATGAGGCTGGTGGCCAGGGCGAAGAGTGCTGTCATGGTCTGCCTCGCAGTACAGTGTGGTGAACATCGGTGAATGCTTTGTTGCACCACACGTTAGTTCAGTGAATTGAACGCTGTCATCCAGAATATTGGACGGAATGTGTCGGACCTCGACCTGCTGACCCAGTCCCTCGGCCGCAACGTCAAGCGCTGGCGCACCGAGCGCGGCTTCACCCTGGACGGTCTCGCGACGCGCGCCGGAGTCAGCCGCGGCATGCTCATCCAGATCGAGCAGGCCCGCACCAACCCCAGCATCGGCACCGTGGTCAAGATCGGTGACGCGCTCGGCATCAGCATCACCACCCTGCTCGACTACGAACAGGGTCCGAAGGTCCGCATCGTCCCGCCCGAGCAGGCCGTACGCCTGTGGAGCACGGACGCCGGCAGCTACAACCGGCTGCTCGCCGGGACCGAGGCCCCCGGCCCTCTGGAGATGTGGGACTGGCACCTGGAACCCGGCGACGGCAGCGGCTCCGACCCGCACCCCGCGGGCACGGTGGAGCTGCTCCATGTGACGGCGGGCGAGCTGACCCTCGTCCTGGACGGCGCCGAGTACCGCGTGCCCGCCGGTTCCAGCGTCTCGTTCGAGGCCGACGCCTCGCACACCTACCGCAACGACGGCACCGAGACGATGGAGATGACCATGGCTGTCTCGGTGCCGCCCGTACGCTGAGACGCCCGACTCGGTCGCGGTGGACGGCTGTTAGCGTGCCGACATGCGCGCACCCATCGGAAACTTCGAACACGTCCGCCCCGCTCCCGAGGCGCTCGACCTGCTGACGGACCCGGTGGCCGACGCCGTACGGAACTGGCGCGGCGCGGTCCCGGCGGAGCAGCTGATCCATGTCGACACCGAGCCCGAGTGGGCGGACACGGCCACGTTCGTCGAGCACTACGGCCCCGAGCTGCTCGAGGACTCCGCGAACTGCGTCGTCGTCGCGGGCAAGCGCGGCGGCGAGACGACCCTCGCCGCCTGCCTGGTCCTCTCCGGCACCCGGGTCGACGTCAATGGAGCCGTACGCCGTCAACTGGGCTCCCGCAAGGCGTCGTTCGCCCCGATGGAGACGGCCACCGGCGCCACCGGCATGGAGTACGGCGGCATCACACCGATCGGGCTCCCCGCCGACTGGCCGCTCCTCGTGGACGCGGCCGTCGTCGACCGGCCGCACGTCCTGATCGGCAGCGGAACGCGCCGCGGCAAGCTCATCGTGCCCGGCAAGGCCTTCCTCGACCTGCCCGGAGCGGTGGTGCTCGAAGGGCTCGGCGTGAACTGACCCCGCCCGGGGCCGAACGAACCCGGAGGCCGCCGCGTCTGAGGAGCGGCTCCGCGCAGTGGCGTGGGGCGGGGCGGAGAAACGGGTGGGGCGAGGTATGAGAATCCGGACGGCGGCCGTGCTGGCGATGGTGTCGGGGGCGCTGGTGTCCGTGGTGGCCTGCGGCGCGGAAGTCCCCGAGGGCCTGGTGGTGACCGGCTCCTCGCCGGCTGTCCCCTACCGCGGTCCTCTCAAGACAAAGGCGCCCGACATCGACGGGGACGAGGACAACGTCCAGGGCGGGGGTGCCTCCGTCCTCGCCCTCGAATGCGCGGGCAAGCCGTACCAGGGTGGCGGCGGGGACGACGGCTGGGGCGCGTCGGACGGCGCGGACTCGCCGGACGAGGCCCTGAACGCGCTCGTGGCCGACGAGTTCTCCCGGTCCCTTCCGCGGCGCGGCTATCGCGTCGAACGCGAGGCGGGCCGCCGCGTCCTGTACTCGTACGACGTCGGCGGCCGCACCCGTGTGGCCGTGATCGTCGCCAAGGACCTGCCGCACAGGCCGGGTTGGGGTCTGGAGACGTACGCCCAGTGCGATCCGTCCGAGTTCGCCCGCCGGGACCGCGCCCACCTCGACGTCCGGGTGTGGGAGGACCGCCAGGGGCGTCCGGTGCCGGCGTCCGAGATCTTCAGCGCGTCCGGGCCCGAGCACTGCGACTGGCAGTCGGCGGAGTTCCTCCACCTCGGTGACCGCCAGTACCTCCGGGACCCCGAACACGCGCTGCCCCGCAAACTCCTGCACTCCTCGTACGCGGAGAGGACCCGGCTGCCGGACGGGGCCACGG encodes the following:
- a CDS encoding DMT family transporter → MTALFALATSLMWGLADFGGGLLTRRTPALTVVVVSQSIAVVVLGAIVAATGAWSEAGPQLWFAVAAGLVGPVAMLAFYKALALGPMGVVSPLGSLGVTVPVAVGLVLGERPGLLQFAGIGVAVAGVILAGGPQFRGAPVQRQAVLLTLLAAFGFGAVMALIAEASTTVTGLFLALFVQRVTNVTAGGTALYVSVRRGGRALPEDGGMQVVRSALPALAFVGLADVAANGTYAMAAQQGPVTVAAVLASLYPVVTALAARGFLGERLRGVQAAGAGLALVGTVLLATG
- a CDS encoding YbaK/EbsC family protein, coding for MRAPIGNFEHVRPAPEALDLLTDPVADAVRNWRGAVPAEQLIHVDTEPEWADTATFVEHYGPELLEDSANCVVVAGKRGGETTLAACLVLSGTRVDVNGAVRRQLGSRKASFAPMETATGATGMEYGGITPIGLPADWPLLVDAAVVDRPHVLIGSGTRRGKLIVPGKAFLDLPGAVVLEGLGVN
- a CDS encoding helix-turn-helix domain-containing protein — translated: MSDLDLLTQSLGRNVKRWRTERGFTLDGLATRAGVSRGMLIQIEQARTNPSIGTVVKIGDALGISITTLLDYEQGPKVRIVPPEQAVRLWSTDAGSYNRLLAGTEAPGPLEMWDWHLEPGDGSGSDPHPAGTVELLHVTAGELTLVLDGAEYRVPAGSSVSFEADASHTYRNDGTETMEMTMAVSVPPVR